In Lolium rigidum isolate FL_2022 chromosome 7, APGP_CSIRO_Lrig_0.1, whole genome shotgun sequence, the DNA window CGGTTCGAGCGAGTTGGATACTGCGGTGCTTCGATTCGGGTATAAACATGTAGTGTGGGCCCAGTTAGGCCTGGGTAGGGCCAACTCAGGCCCATGACGGCTCAAACTGGGTGGCACGCTATGCGACAGCCCAATCACTTCTCCCTCACCATAGGCGATATTATTTCTCCATCGGCGGTCTCTCCCGACACCGCCTGACCTCCTCGggagcggcggccatggcgtccaCCACCGTCAAGCTCATCGGCAAGTGCTCTACTTTCCCCAATTTTACTTCTGCATCAACACCACCTTTTTTTATCTCCACTCCATGCCCTCCTTTTCTCATTCGGCTCTTTACCCTGCTGCTCTGACCCAAACTGACTAGTTAACCCCTCCTTCTGATCTTCTACCCCGTCTCCGGCACGGCCTCCAGACATCGCCGTCAACTTCACTGGTATGATCTCGCGCTCCCTCCGCAGCACCTTTCACGCTAAAGGCGTTCTTGTTCTTGCTTCGTTCTCGGCGAATTACTGATTCAGTTCGACCATCCTCTCGTGTCTTATGTccttctgctgctgctgccgcgaaGATGGCATGTTTAAGGGCATGTACCACGGAAAGCAGTGTCACGCAGCCGACATCCCCGCTGTTCTCGCACGAGCCTGGGCTGCCGGCGTCGACCGCATCATTGTACGCCTATCTGTCTGCTCGAATGTGCCTCCTGTTTCTTCTGCTCCGGTCGCTTGGTCTGAAATTGCCTGGCTCTTTGTTTGGTGCGTTGGCAGGTCACCGGAGGATCACTGAAGGAGTCCAGGGAGGCGCTCGAAATTGCCGAGACCGATGGTAAGCGCTGTTGCTCTGTTGGTGTTTATCCTAGGATGCGCCTTGTTCCTGAATGtaaggtgtttgatgtaatgcACCTAAGGAGCTTTCATGTGTCCGTGGAATGCAGGGAGGCTGTTCTGCACCGTGGGTGTCCACCCGACAAGATGCGGGGTAATAGTTTAATGGTGGATGATGTTTCTTGTCTCTTCGGTGACTCATATTAATATATGCGCATTTGTGCTTTGGTCGTGTAACTATTGCTTTTCGGATGAGTAGGAGTTTGAAGAGAGTGGAGACCCGGAAGGGCATTTCCAGTCCCTGTTGGCTCTGGCAAAAGAGGGCATCCAGAAGGGCAAGGTGTGTTTATGGATCTTATGGTTGCTGGTTTGAGAATTTACATGAGGGTTAAACGGCACAACAGAAGGATAGGCATATGCTTTAGTCATGGACTTTCCCGCAAGTCGTAATATTTGGACAATCTGCTTCTTAATTTGCTTACAAACAATTTTGGACCCTAAGAATCTCATCAATTAGGAAAATACCCCAATTTGTAGCTCGCTAAAATGCCGAAGAACAAATGCTTATAGTTAACAAGCTCACGTGTAATAATGTTTACTTGTGGAAAAGAGAAGAACTCCCTGTACCTCCTGCACAATAGAAACTTAGTAGTCATTTTCTTGCTTCTGTTCTTTGAACACTAACTTGCCATCTTATATGTCGATTCCTTTCTGCAGGTTGTGGCGGTTGGCGAATGTGGTTTGGATTATGATAGACTTCACTTTTGTCCATCAGATATACAGAAGAAGTACGGTCCCACATAAGCGTAAAGACAAACAGATAGTGATTTTGTATATGTCTGAATGATTTTATTTCAATTTAGGTACTTTGAGAAACAATTTGAGTTGGCTGAGGCAGTAAAGCTGCCAATGTTTCTTCACATGCGTGCTGCTGGTGAAGACTTCTCCGAAATTGTATCGCGAAATGGGTACAGGTAAGGTTTAATCCGTAAACCAATATGGCAAAGGGATAAGTGATAATAGAGTAATAATCATTGTTGCATATGCTCCGTTGTCCAAGATCAGGAAATGACAGTCGACATATTAACTGCTTTAGTTGTATCCAGTTCTGAAACTTGTACGTGTTATATTGTAGATTCCCAGGTGGGGTTACACATTCCTTCACTGGTACTGCAGAAGAACGTGACAAGCTCCTTTCTTTTGAGAAGATGTTTATAGGTCATTTCTCTCCCTTGATGATAAAAATTTCATATGCTGCAACATTGTTATTGTAAACATGAGCAACACAAACATTCTTTCATTGTTGGGAAAAGGCTAATCTAACTTCGATTGGCTTGATGGCTTTTATGGATTTTATGGTAAAACCTCAATTTGGTAATGTCACGGCTAACATGGAGTAACATTTGATTTTGATTATAACAATAAATATAATTCAATAAGTTTGGCAATTTGAAGTTATCGTGCACCACTGCAGGTATTAATGGCTGCTCTCTGAAGACTATTGAAAACCTTGAGGTTGTACGAGGCATTCCTGCAGAGAGGATGATGGTAGAAACAGATTCTCCATATTGTGACATTAAAAATACTCACGCTGGAATCCAGTTTGTAAAATCTGTCTGgccatccaagaagaaagaaaagtACGAACCTGGGTCAACAGTTAAGGGTCGCAATGAGCCCTGCTTAGTCAGGTATTTGGAGGCAGTTGTGTACAAATTTTACTTTCTTGCTCGAGCGAATTTTCGGTCATGTCTCCCAAGCTCTCAACTTTCTATATATCAAGTTTACTTGGAACACAAAGTGACTATTTCCTATTAAAGGACGAAGAGTTGTGTTCGTTTTCTGAAGAGGCACACCAAAATTTATGCTATTTACTATAGAAACATTGAAGTAGTAAATTTGATTGGACATGCATGTTGGAAGTGCTTTCTTGATCAACGAAGTTCTGACCATTCATATACAACTCAAATATGCTGTTCAGTAGCTACTAACTTGATTAGCCTCTGGCCCACAATGCAGAATCATGTTGATTGGGCTGCAGTTGATTCTATCGgtcttttattttttaaaatttattatatCACATGACTTTTGCATCGGAATCTATTTGATATAACTAGAGACTTATCAACTCCAGGCAAGTCCTTGAGGTTGTCGCCGGGTGCAAAGGAATTGCTGATATAGAAGGCTTGAGTAAAACTCTGTACCACAACACATGCAGGTAAACGTCACTAACTTGGATAGATCCCATGTCCCCTATAAGCACTCATCTAATGAACTTAGGCTGGAGATTGTTTTTATTATGATGCTAGTGCCAGCTCTGCCGTGTAtccagttttcaaatgatgtgattAAATGATCTTTTTACCCTGCAGGCTCTTCTTCCCTCACGACCTTGATGCTTCTGCCGATGCACAGCTTGAGGGTGGTGCTGGTACAGATGTCCAGTCTAGCTGATGAGGCGGAGTGATTGGTTTTGAAACATTTCATCATGTCTCCTATTCAGTTTTGTGTTGCACATGACCGTCTGAAATATTTTTGGTGTCGTAAAATTCTTGTGCTTCGACAATTGTCAGTTTGCAATGACATTCAGGCCCCGGCTCTTGCCAGATGTTAAGGCAAGGCAAGTCCTATATTTTCACTGTCACACTGCATATTCCAAATTGGATTACAATCTCAAACATTTAAATGGCTCTATCTGGAAGCAAATTTACAGAAAAGATGGACAAAACTACAATTGACAATAGCCAATAGCTAAAACCCAAAGTATCACTCCAATTTATTTAACAGTTGTACATAACCCATGAGCCAGTCCAATCTACATAAAAGAACTCAACAGAATCAGTATTTGTGAAGCACTGTAAATCAACATATTTTCCGTTAATTAATCGGGCAtctcttcttcttaattaatagattggggcaaagcttttgctcccgtttcaaaaaaaaaacaaaagtagTTGGGACTGGGAGCTCCTACATGTCTAATGTTCTAGTGTTTGCAACCCAAGTCTCATTTCGGTGTCTCCCTCGTGTCAAAATTTTGCCCAGGCCAGTACATATTGGATTGGAATGGCACAATTTGGTAAACGAGTTACCCACAACATACAACTCAATTATCTATAGTTGTCGACTGGTACTAATAACTTGCAGTTGTCTGTAAATTGCTCTCTTCCATGTCCGCCTCTGTCTCAGAACCATCTGAGGCTGTTTCTTCTTGCCGTGACTGCACTGTGCTAGGCGTTGAACCAGCTGGAGGGTTCTGTGATGCCAGACTAAGCCTGAGTGGCCTCCCATCCAGTTCCTACAttgccatgagataaacatgtcaaCCAACTACTGTTTTTGCAAATGAACTCAAGTCAATAAATATGATTGAGAAATCTTAGGGTAGCCTTTATGCACAATGTGTGGTTACGTACTTATGTTATGTGCATGATTATTGAGTTTTTCTTCGCATAAAGTACATGAATAGGCTATGTATTGTCCAGACTTTGGTTAACACAAGCTATCATTATAACTTTTTTGTACTCCACAAATACTAGTACAACTGTCACAAGCAACACATCATAATATTGTTGCCACATATCATAATTCAGTTTTCAAGTATCAGTACATTCCTATTTTGCATAACTGTGTTCTTTTATGTAACTGTATCAGTTGGATTGTAGTAATTCCACAGGGTGATGTGGTGGAAAAATATAcagtattatagattgcaagaagacgTACCACACCGTCCATGGCCTGGATTGCTGCATTTGCATCCTCCAGTGTCTGGAATGAGAGAAACCCGAAACCCCTTGACCGTCCGGTGTCTCTCTCGAAGATTACCCTGGAGCCAACCAAGCCAGGCTGCCCTTCAAATGCTGCCTTGAGTGCGTCGGCCCGCACACCCCACCCCAGGTTTCCAGCATAAACCTTGTATGTCCCATCGTCAACGACACGCAAACTAGTCCTTGCAACCGCTTCCGCCGCGACTGTCCTCTCTCCTCCTCGCGGCACCTCTGGGAAATTCACCCTGACTGTCCTCCCTCCGAGCAGCTGCATTGACATATGCACATTCATGGCAAAGAACAAAAGCACAATTTTGTGTTGAATGGAGACGAATTGATCCAACTGGTGGGAAACTCACAGCCCCGTTGAACATCTGAACGGCCTTGGTAGCCTCCTCGGCGGTGGCCATGGTGACGAAGGCGAAGCCGCGGCTCCGGTCAGTGATTTTGTCATAGATTATCTGCAGGAGGGCAACCATCAACACTGATTGTTCACAGGCACGAAATTGAAGACAGGACTTCTACTGGTTTCGCGTGCGGATACCTGGACGTCGTCGACGCTGCCGGCCTCGGAGAATGCCGCGGTGAGCTCGGAGGCGGTGAAGGTGTAGGGCAGGTTGCCCACGTAGATTCGCCCGGGCTCTTGTCCTAGCGCCGGCCGGGTTCTCGGAGGGTAGTAACCGCGAACTGCCTGAACCTCGGGTTCTGCCTCCTCTCCCTCCTTATCGCCGtactcctctccttcctcctcctcctccgagtaaTATTCTCCGTCCGAAGAGAACTCTTCGCCGGAAGCGGCCGAGGCGGGGAGGAGAATGGGGCGGTTAAGACGGTGAGAGGAGAAAAGGCGGAGGCCGACGCCGTGCTGCTGGAAGCTCTTGAAGCTGAAGTGAGAAGGAGGGAGCGGGTTGCTGTTAGCGACGGCGGTGGGGCGGAGGAGAGAGcggaaggcggcgacggcggtggccaTGGCCGTGGAAGCGGGAGAAGCGAAGAGGTTGGTGGTGTGGTGTGTCAGTGTCCAGCTGCTTCTGCTAATTCTCTTATCCGCTGCCTACTGGGCCGCACTTAAACAGGCCATGCGTACTGGGCCTACGGCCCACTAAGGATCCCCTCTCCGTCTCCGAGGACAACCCAGCTGAccaaacggcggcggcggcacggacacttcttcttcttcttcctccccaagAAGAAGCGCAGCACATCTCAAATAGCAGAGCACGCCGCCCGTGAGACTCCCAAGAAACTTGTTTTCCCCACCGAATCCAAATCTTGCGCGAGAAACTCTGCAATGGCGTCGGCGGCGTCTGAAATCGATCCAGCTGCGGAGCCCCAAgtcgtcgacgtcgtcgtcgacgacgagtcgTCCAGCGCGAGAGGCGGCGAAGAGGAGGCGCCCCCGGAGGGCGCGAAGGTCGAAACGGAGGCGGACGAGGGGGAGTGCGAGTTCTGCCTGTACATGAAAGGCGGGGCCTGCAAGGAGGCGTTCGTGTCGTGGGACGACTGCGTGCAGGCGGCGCAGAAGGAGGACTCCGACATTGTTGAGCGATGCTCCGAGGCCACCGTCAACCTCATGAAGTGCATGGAAACCAACACCGACTACTACGGCATCCTGCTCCGGGCCGAGCAGCACGTCCCCGACCACACCGAAGCCGCCACCGCCGACGCGGACAAGAACAAGGGAGAGGAATCCGCGCCCTCCCCGGCCACTGATGAGACGAAGAAGGAAGAAGCAGGTACTGATGCgaaggaggaggtggttgagcAGGCTGATTCCTCCACCGCCGACGAGGAGtccaagaaagaagaagaagctgtGGAGAAGGTCAAGTCCTTGTCTTTGGGTAACTAACAATTGGTGGGCAACTTTTTGAGCTCGTGGTATTTTTTGCGTTCAGTTTGAGTTATGATCGGACAGAGGTCCATGAGGCTAATTTGTATCCCCTTGTGGGGAAATAAAGGTCGTTCTTCGAATAATTGTCGGACATGACACACATTTTACTGAAGTATTTCTCAATGCTTTTATATGAAAGGTCACATACTCATCATATTTGTTTGATCCATTGGCATATTGTTGCTGGTTAAGTCGTTATTGACAAGCTAGAATTACCGCAATAACATGATACACAAACTGCTGAAGAATTTTTTGATGCTTTTATGTGATAAGTTAAATATTCACCTTGTTTGTTGCTTGATGCGTTGACATTATTACCGCAAATTCAGTCGTTATAACAAACTAGAACTACTCTACGCCTGATGACTGTGAAGTATAATAAAGCGGCCTTTAGTTGCATTGAAATTGCATGGTTGAGTAAGTTTGGAATAAGTTTCAGTTGGTAAGTGTCATTGAACTCAATATAGTTTACCTTCACTTACCATTAAGATTTTAGACTCTGATcaacctttttttttcttgtatCAAAAGATGACACATTTTTAAGCAGTCACTTGATGAAATCAGTAGTTTCTTCACCAAAGCAGTAGCTACAGACTTAGGCCAAAATCATAAGCAATCAAATCACTGTGAATAAACTAAATAGCTGTTGTTCACATACTATCAGTATTCTAACGCGGGGTTATTTTCCTCTAATAATTGTGGGCATGGCTTCCTCAAATGAACTAATGTGTCTTTCATGATATAGTTTATTGGAGATTTTTCTGTTGTTTCTATATGATAGGTTGCatatttattgcatttgttgctttAATATGATATGCTGTATAGGTTAAGTCATCATGACAAGTTACTCCAGGTGACTATGATGTCTAATGCAGTGTCTTTGAGTTGTATTGGAAGTTTGAAATAAGTTTTTGTTCTGCAATGCAACACAAGACTGTTTTGTTTCTGAATTGGTTTCCTTAGCTTTCTATTTGCCCTAGAACTTTCAGATTGCATCGGCTTATACATGTTGTGAAAGATGAAAAGAAATAATTTATAGGAACAGACTGGGATAAATTTATTGCCATTGTGTTTGATTGGATAAACTGGCTTACTATGTTGGTTGTGGTTATGATGTACGACATGCTTGGTTGGGTACATGTTTATACATGTTTCTTATTTGATATAGATGCAGTCTCCTGTGCCAATCTTTAAAAGAAGTCAGAATGTGGTTAATCCAAGGTTCTGAAACATAGTGGGCTAACCTATCGTTATGATGCATCATATTTGGGGTTTCTGGGGATATTGTTGATCCGATGTCCTGTTTCCAGTGGATTAACCTTTTACcaatgccatggccatgttgcaaTGGATTGTTGCTATGGCATACTGCTAGGCCTGTTAGTGCTAGATAATTATTTTCTTCAGTAGTAGCTTCAGATGAAATGCTCAAACATTTTACTGGGGAAAACCCATCATTGGATTCTGTGACAAATAGTCTTTCTATGGTTCATCCGGTTCTGGAGTCGTTTGGGTTTGGACCGACTTATATGTACATATTACACTAGAGCATTAGGCGCTGAATCACATCAATATCTTAATCCTGACCGGGATCACAGCTAAAAAATTGGCAGGCATTGGGAAGCTTTAGTACCTGTTCTGATCAACAATATTGTTAGTACCAAACTAATCTTGTACTCCTTCTGATTCATAGTGTTGAGGTTTTAATTTAAAGCTGAAGTACCAAACTAATTAGTTCtcctcaaatttgaactaaaacgccGACACGTATTTATGAATCGGAGGGGTATCATCAATGATAAAGAACATATGGATTCAACTCCCAGATACCAGCACTAATTTCCCCTCCATCGTCGGAGAGAGCACGATGGTTCTTGTTTAGTTGTTTTCCACATCGTCGCCCAGCCAACCTCTGGAAATCTGTCGTATTGGCGTCCATGTATTATAGTCTTCTAGGCATATGTTACCCTCATACACGAAACTATTCCACCCCCCAACCCGAACATTGCTATTTGCCAGAATTGGATCAAGCTATGAACTGAAAATCTGAAGCAATCCCTGGGAACAGAGCTTGGTGAAGCAGGGTGCTCAGAAGATGGTGAGCTACGGGAGCTCGTTTACGCGGGCATCGTGGGCTGTGGGCTGTCGCCCACCCTCTCCCTCTATTTTAGTTCTTCTTCGTCGATTGTATGGTATCGTGCCTCCTGTTGCGGCCAGGCCACCTGTTGCCGCCACCCTCCCTCCTTAATCCGCCTTGACCTCCGACTTTGGCAAAATCCTCCCTCACTTTAAACCGTAAGACCTGATCGTTAATATGAAATAAGATAATACTCATTTTAATATTCTCAATATGCTCATTTTAaacttgcccttctcaaccttgatgaaaTCCCTACTTGATGATATCCTTTTATGGGCTATATGATATCATACTCTTGATGCATGCCATGGCAAGATACCTAATCTTcatagacaacacaaatgcacatattcTTGGTCCGCCGTCGCGCTATTGGTTTCAGAATTTATTGTCTCATATTTCGGAGGATATGGTTGCGGCTACTTTGTTGGTGGCATGGAGAGTGTGGTATGCCCGTAATGAGGTGACCCATGGTAAACCCTTACCATCTAACGAAGGGTCGATGCGTTTCCTTGAGGGGTACCGCCAGTTGGCTATGGTGGTGAAGAATCAGTCTACTGGAGATATCTTGAAAGGCAAACAACCGGCGATTCTAACTAGCAGGATCCACATAACAAGAGTGTCGGTTAAACCCCCAGATAAACCTTGGTGCAAGCCTCCTACGGGTTGGGTGAAGCTTACTGTCGATGGTTCTTTCAGCGACAAGGATCAATCCGCAGGTTTAGGATGGTACTGAGAAATGAAGAAGGGCAGCCGATCTTTGCATCTTGCAGATACATGGATGATTGCCTTAGTCCCCTGGAATCTGAACTTCGGGCATGTGCTGATGCTTTGGATCTAGCTATCCACCAAAGACAATTACCAATCATAGTGGAGATAGACTGCAGCCAACTAGTATCGATGGTAACCTCTCCAGGAGTGGATCAGTCGCCGTTTTTAAATATAGTGTCTGATattaagaacttgtcggagaatagAGAGTGTGTCTTTGTAAAGGTGGAACGTAGTCAGGTTAGGGTTAGCCACCACTTAGCTTCCTTGGCTAGAGTGGAACGCCATTCATAAACTTGGTTTGGCTCGGGTCCTGTAGATTTACTTTAGTTACTCGAGCTTGATCGTTGTGTAACCCCATATGATTAATAAAGTTCCTGCTTTACCCTGCAAAAAaaacacaaatgcacatatatagtgggttagctGAAGCATGGTAGACAAGGCTTACGatccacaagatcacatgatccaaagtggtacaatCTTTACGTTGCATGTGTTGATCAACTTGAActcaatcttcactcttagtcttggtcTACCTTGTATTgcttcatgctctatcataatatcttgatcatCAATTGTTTAACACGTACACTAGAGCATGGCTAACTTGAGTTTCACACAAGAaccccatcttcatttcttcttcttggtcatatcatattcttctcttcaaaACGATTATCTTGGTGCCAATACTCAATGTATATTATTAttttcatggcatccacacttgaatccaacacgtGGACTACGTGCAAGAATTACctatgaaatatttcttcacataaattaccaaaaacacacatagaggcaaagtacccttacaatcttcccattttggtaattgatgataatCTCAACAAGAGGGTTCATTAAAAACAAGATGCAactttgatgaggacatcccatctattgatacaaccgctgtacctacagccacacaaatacaaggaccaatcactcgagctcgtgccaaacaacttaactatcaggtactttcgtttcttggaactattcctcaaatacatgagaatatgatgctgcctaaatcagatatgtttgttactcttaggaatgatggacctagcatggatgaggaggacaagaattggagcatgatcacacatggaggagatggcagcaagtatttgaggattgaagatgacgccacaagtggagatttcagaactttgaagccaccataagaagagaagaagacatggatgaaatatagagtttttgacttcataatttcgtccatagcataatatggtgctacgtcacctttagttttgggccaggcccatgtcattttcgcaggaattaagtcagccactttttagagtccgtattgaagggggggaAGGCCTTCtatggtttggttcggccaccatatgtatggctggCTGAAACCCcatcttttcctcctttaaatacctccatagccgtcacgtttagactcggattttgattagactaaaagttagccattgctgcaactctcgtgtacttcttttgaggccaacgcccagaacaagaccgactattcggaatcccaccttattcaataaagttttcatctttcatacgcaatattctgattgcatcattagttcttacttgttctcgatttcagtaggaattaagaccctcgctggtcaggctgatcgtgcatccgcaagatcagtaactcctagAGAttttcctagcgattgcattggcgcacgagctttgcccgtgtagtcggatcgtcaagcacaaattccaccaacaaatcgatctatcttcatctcatcgaaagatcggacacctttgccatatcaagtggtatcaaatttcaggttgctcggtgagattttactgttttcctagtgtagattgcatctgccatcatacccataaaccacgaaaaagccaaaaaaaaaatacagctggggtttagatcatatcgtcccataaaccccatGCCACacgttgcattgtcttttcagttttgcatagttgaatttgtgtctgcatcttcgtgtcgagttgctggtcttagcgtctagttcctttagagtttcgagttctggtcacattagtcacgccgccgccgtcgctcgcaccatacgcagatcaccaccaccactgtcatatacacccaccatatacttccgccaccgccatatacaccaccatatatacttccgccactgccatatactccatcatatacatctgccattgtggtgacccagcgtaccactgcttggtgtagtacacaaatcgttgacataacacaagtgaaacaccgttccactcatattacatccctcagagtggtacaacagaaacatatgcgagtccaaggcatgtctatagaagtacacacgagctgtttacataagatcaacacaacctcctactttatagtgaggtaaaaatgcaaataaagctccagaagaacgactcgtagtctatcttattgctaactcaagcttatgAGCTACTTGGATTGCTAtggaatctagctacttaggtgctaggattagggaaaggttcccttctattacagtctaggtttccattatagctgatgcaaaagttgactccattgacttctttgattggattcttcatcttcttgcagttgactcctttgtcttcgagttccacggtagtttctccttcggtgccttgatctaagaagggggttcaaatgggagggaatgagtacgagcgtactcagcaagttcatattaggaaataggtgtatcatgcactagctacggccatagaccagaaagtcataggcgaatgcaagttttcataaacatttcttataaaggtttattttattctgaaaactatgcccgtcagtcttcacaggttgaccagaacttcatggagttcctttcctgccgcgttcgtagctcccttcccggaacagggagtgactgccacaattcgataccctctgcagaggtgcgttacttttcccataagagagattatccttgataccaaccgggtgtactttcccgtccacacttccttggtgtggggccaggtgtaagatccaagccaatcactgccttctccgcgaccttgcacacccacccttttgtccatccgtacacccccggtagacatctcccgttcatacggctttacccccggtgtactatggacaatccctcatagacgatagagcctctcatccacacagatggggattttaaaggatttcccaacctactgcagtgttatctccaacacccagccaggctcca includes these proteins:
- the LOC124674607 gene encoding deoxyribonuclease TATDN1-like; protein product: MASTTVKLIDIAVNFTDGMFKGMYHGKQCHAADIPAVLARAWAAGVDRIIVTGGSLKESREALEIAETDGRLFCTVGVHPTRCGEFEESGDPEGHFQSLLALAKEGIQKGKVVAVGECGLDYDRLHFCPSDIQKKYFEKQFELAEAVKLPMFLHMRAAGEDFSEIVSRNGYRFPGGVTHSFTGTAEERDKLLSFEKMFIGINGCSLKTIENLEVVRGIPAERMMVETDSPYCDIKNTHAGIQFVKSVWPSKKKEKYEPGSTVKGRNEPCLVRQVLEVVAGCKGIADIEGLSKTLYHNTCRLFFPHDLDASADAQLEGGAGTDVQSS
- the LOC124678181 gene encoding RNA-binding protein CP33, chloroplastic-like, whose translation is MATAVAAFRSLLRPTAVANSNPLPPSHFSFKSFQQHGVGLRLFSSHRLNRPILLPASAASGEEFSSDGEYYSEEEEEGEEYGDKEGEEAEPEVQAVRGYYPPRTRPALGQEPGRIYVGNLPYTFTASELTAAFSEAGSVDDVQIIYDKITDRSRGFAFVTMATAEEATKAVQMFNGALLGGRTVRVNFPEVPRGGERTVAAEAVARTSLRVVDDGTYKVYAGNLGWGVRADALKAAFEGQPGLVGSRVIFERDTGRSRGFGFLSFQTLEDANAAIQAMDGVELDGRPLRLSLASQNPPAGSTPSTVQSRQEETASDGSETEADMEESNLQTTASY
- the LOC124669406 gene encoding uncharacterized protein LOC124669406 gives rise to the protein MASAASEIDPAAEPQVVDVVVDDESSSARGGEEEAPPEGAKVETEADEGECEFCLYMKGGACKEAFVSWDDCVQAAQKEDSDIVERCSEATVNLMKCMETNTDYYGILLRAEQHVPDHTEAATADADKNKGEESAPSPATDETKKEEAGTDAKEEVVEQADSSTADEESKKEEEAVEKVKSLSLGN